Proteins co-encoded in one Gracilimonas sp. genomic window:
- a CDS encoding DUF3224 domain-containing protein, which translates to MKISGEFEVKLNPIKAYAEGAEGISLNRMSIDKTFYGDLNATSKGEMLSAMTPVKGSAGYVAMEQVTGTLSGKNGSFVLQHYGIMNKGEQQLILEVVPDSGTDELEGLKGKMAINIADGKHFYEFKYSL; encoded by the coding sequence ATGAAGATATCCGGCGAATTTGAAGTAAAACTGAATCCGATCAAGGCTTATGCCGAAGGAGCAGAAGGGATTTCATTAAACCGAATGTCAATCGACAAAACTTTTTATGGGGATTTGAATGCCACCAGTAAAGGAGAAATGTTGAGTGCGATGACGCCCGTAAAAGGATCAGCCGGATATGTAGCAATGGAGCAGGTAACCGGTACTTTATCCGGGAAGAATGGGAGTTTTGTGTTGCAGCATTATGGAATCATGAATAAGGGAGAACAACAATTGATTTTAGAGGTAGTGCCAGATTCCGGCACGGATGAACTGGAAGGGTTGAAAGGCAAGATGGCGATCAACATTGCCGACGGCAAGCATTTCTACGAGTTTAAGTATTCACTCTGA
- a CDS encoding YdeI/OmpD-associated family protein: MAKIKSIEAYIEKHERWEKSLRHLHKLISETELDMSIKWGQPVYSLKGKNVVGIGAFKEHFGLWFFHGALLDDPERHLHNAQEGKTKAMRQLRYHAFEEMDDKIITEFLHQAIENQKAGKEVKIDTKRKPKIPPLLATAFSKDEGLKAQFGKLTPGRQREYAQYISEAKQEATKQRRLDKIIPMIKQGIGLSDKYQK, from the coding sequence ATGGCCAAAATCAAGTCTATTGAAGCATACATAGAAAAGCATGAACGCTGGGAAAAAAGTCTCAGGCACCTTCACAAATTAATATCGGAGACCGAACTGGATATGTCCATCAAATGGGGGCAGCCCGTGTATTCCCTGAAGGGAAAAAACGTTGTAGGAATCGGGGCTTTTAAGGAGCACTTCGGACTTTGGTTTTTCCATGGAGCTTTGCTGGACGACCCTGAGAGACATCTTCACAATGCCCAGGAAGGAAAAACGAAGGCTATGCGACAGCTCAGGTACCATGCTTTTGAAGAAATGGACGACAAAATTATTACTGAGTTTCTGCATCAGGCCATCGAGAATCAGAAAGCCGGTAAAGAAGTTAAAATCGATACCAAGAGAAAACCCAAGATTCCTCCCCTGCTGGCAACGGCTTTTTCAAAAGATGAAGGTTTAAAAGCACAATTCGGGAAGCTGACTCCGGGCAGGCAGCGGGAATATGCCCAATACATTTCCGAAGCCAAACAAGAAGCTACCAAACAACGCCGGCTGGATAAAATCATCCCGATGATTAAACAGGGAATCGGGTTAAGTGATAAGTATCAGAAGTAG